From one Gemmatimonadota bacterium genomic stretch:
- a CDS encoding FecR domain-containing protein, with protein sequence MYQLRSEEERYDAASLWIERLSEGLTREEKLELQAWLAEDPANQALLEKMVRLWDKMDSLSRLSTLVPQPAATIKPGSNRWAFFALAASLVLGLSTLLFWNSSFDTGIAPQIAQRPAESFYETAIGEQQVHILEDGTQITLNTSSRIGVRYTSDARLLHLEIGEVHVHVAKDPQRPLSVLARGRIIQAVGTAFNIEIKPDRVIELVVTEGTVRVGEQPESTKAARKNVRIVLPRSATVITAGQELVMGQEAEVARPISEAEIKAKLSWREGSLIFRGESLAEVVQEVERYTGVEFVFVDENLKEVHVSGFFKAGDVEGMLAVLKENFDVEFQRESENRVLLHGI encoded by the coding sequence GTGTACCAGTTACGTTCAGAAGAAGAACGCTACGATGCAGCCAGTCTATGGATTGAGCGTCTCAGTGAGGGCCTTACTCGGGAAGAAAAACTCGAGCTTCAGGCGTGGCTCGCGGAAGATCCCGCCAATCAGGCATTGCTCGAGAAGATGGTCAGGCTGTGGGACAAGATGGACAGTCTCAGTCGACTTTCTACGCTGGTGCCGCAACCGGCTGCAACAATAAAACCAGGCAGCAATCGCTGGGCTTTTTTCGCGCTGGCCGCATCTTTAGTCCTTGGACTGTCAACGCTGCTGTTCTGGAACTCGTCATTTGACACCGGTATTGCTCCACAGATCGCTCAGCGACCGGCCGAGAGTTTCTACGAAACGGCGATTGGTGAACAGCAGGTTCATATCCTAGAAGATGGCACCCAAATTACGTTGAATACCAGTAGCCGGATCGGGGTTCGCTATACCAGTGACGCTCGGCTGTTGCACCTGGAAATTGGTGAAGTCCATGTGCACGTTGCAAAAGATCCACAGCGGCCATTAAGCGTCCTGGCACGTGGTCGCATCATCCAGGCGGTCGGCACGGCATTCAACATCGAGATAAAACCAGATCGGGTGATTGAGCTGGTGGTCACCGAGGGCACTGTGCGGGTCGGCGAGCAACCGGAGTCGACCAAAGCTGCGCGAAAAAACGTGAGGATCGTACTGCCCAGATCAGCAACCGTAATCACCGCGGGTCAGGAACTGGTAATGGGCCAAGAGGCTGAGGTTGCCAGGCCAATATCCGAGGCTGAAATCAAAGCTAAACTCTCCTGGCGGGAAGGGAGTCTCATTTTTCGGGGGGAATCGCTCGCCGAAGTCGTCCAGGAAGTCGAGCGATACACCGGTGTCGAGTTTGTATTCGTGGATGAAAACCTGAAAGAAGTGCATGTCTCCGGGTTCTTCAAGGCAGGTGATGTGGAAGGCATGCTGGCTGTACTCAAAGAAAACTTCGACGTCGAGTTTCAGCGAGAAAGCGAGAACAGGGTTCTTCTCCACGGTATATAA
- a CDS encoding RNA polymerase sigma factor has product MDSGNLLDRTYLSIVGRLKGAIAGIVPPKEVEDIVQEAYVRACQAERESPITAPRSFLFKTVRNLARDHVKRAETRLSDSFDEDELGYTGQQAYGADPLGEAVSHEEFSLFCEATRLLPAQCRRAFVLKKVYGYSRREIAEHMGVSENTVQTQIARGMKACLQFMERCEREGKGGQVVELNTSSLSSTRASKDDLA; this is encoded by the coding sequence GTGGATAGCGGCAATCTATTAGATCGAACTTACCTGTCAATAGTCGGACGTCTGAAAGGTGCTATTGCCGGTATTGTTCCTCCCAAAGAGGTCGAGGACATTGTCCAAGAGGCCTATGTTCGCGCCTGTCAGGCCGAGCGTGAGTCACCCATAACTGCTCCTCGTTCGTTTCTGTTCAAGACAGTAAGAAACTTGGCGCGAGACCATGTGAAAAGAGCTGAAACTCGCCTGTCAGACAGTTTTGACGAGGATGAGTTGGGGTACACTGGACAGCAGGCTTATGGCGCTGACCCACTGGGTGAAGCGGTTAGCCACGAGGAGTTCTCACTGTTCTGCGAAGCGACGCGCCTGCTTCCCGCGCAGTGTCGCCGGGCGTTTGTTCTGAAAAAGGTCTACGGCTACTCGAGGCGGGAGATCGCAGAGCATATGGGTGTGAGCGAAAACACTGTTCAGACCCAGATTGCGCGAGGCATGAAAGCCTGCCTGCAGTTTATGGAGCGCTGTGAAAGAGAGGGAAAAGGAGGCCAAGTGGTCGAATTGAACACGAGCAGCCTGTCTTCAACGCGGGCGTCGAAGGATGATTTAGCTTGA